The Paenibacillus sp. RUD330 genome has a segment encoding these proteins:
- a CDS encoding glycosyltransferase family 4 protein codes for MFFIKKLLFKGIYKIALGLKMVVRPLLSPEQRQKFKKILLKKAYPLKNNDSSSEKHFAGKFGVNLVGYARAEMGIGESCRIAAKSLEAGDIPFGILNYTGTNKARMGDLSWVHKEMSEPSYMFNVFHLNAEQMMEAYAHYGDRIFNGRYNIGFWHWELPEFPDEWLENMNLVDEIWVPSTFVADSIAAKSGVPVVKIPHSIEVTIKEPRSREYFGLPQDPFLFLCMYDLKSYQERKNPMGAIKAFQAAFDRNDDSVGLVVKVNGLHDGDKDTAVLNEIAAGYRNIHFIKQTLSRSDTNALIQAADSFVSLHRSEGFGLGLAEAMYLGKPVIGTGWSSNIDFMNAYNSCIVDYELTPVGQDHGPYKKEQLWAEPNLDTAASYMGKIFHDATFRELIASNGQITIWEEFSPKAVSMKIKQRLDYINLWNSGGLK; via the coding sequence GTGTTTTTTATAAAAAAACTGTTATTTAAAGGGATATACAAAATAGCCCTCGGTTTAAAGATGGTTGTCAGACCTCTTCTCTCTCCGGAACAGCGGCAAAAATTCAAAAAAATTTTGCTTAAAAAAGCCTATCCTCTTAAAAACAACGATTCCTCGAGTGAAAAGCATTTTGCCGGGAAATTCGGCGTCAATTTGGTTGGATATGCAAGAGCTGAGATGGGCATTGGAGAATCGTGTCGAATCGCCGCCAAGTCATTGGAAGCAGGGGACATTCCATTTGGAATCCTGAACTATACGGGGACCAATAAAGCGAGAATGGGCGATCTTTCCTGGGTACACAAAGAAATGAGCGAGCCTTCGTATATGTTCAACGTGTTTCATCTTAACGCCGAACAAATGATGGAGGCTTACGCTCACTATGGGGATCGCATTTTCAATGGGCGGTACAATATCGGTTTCTGGCATTGGGAGCTTCCTGAATTTCCGGATGAATGGCTCGAAAATATGAATCTGGTGGATGAAATCTGGGTGCCTTCCACCTTCGTCGCGGATTCCATCGCAGCGAAGAGCGGTGTGCCCGTCGTCAAGATTCCGCATTCGATTGAGGTGACGATCAAGGAACCGAGATCGCGGGAGTATTTCGGTCTTCCGCAGGACCCTTTTTTATTTTTGTGCATGTATGACCTGAAGAGCTATCAGGAACGGAAGAATCCCATGGGAGCAATCAAGGCTTTCCAAGCCGCGTTTGATCGGAATGATGATTCTGTCGGACTTGTTGTCAAAGTCAACGGTCTCCACGATGGGGACAAGGATACTGCTGTCCTGAACGAGATTGCCGCGGGATACCGAAATATCCACTTCATCAAGCAGACACTGTCAAGAAGCGACACGAACGCTCTCATTCAAGCCGCCGACAGCTTCGTATCCCTGCATAGAAGCGAGGGCTTCGGACTGGGATTGGCCGAAGCCATGTACTTAGGCAAGCCGGTCATCGGCACAGGCTGGTCCTCGAATATTGACTTCATGAACGCCTACAATTCCTGCATCGTGGACTATGAGTTAACGCCCGTCGGTCAGGATCATGGACCGTACAAAAAGGAGCAGCTCTGGGCCGAGCCTAATCTCGACACCGCTGCATCATACATGGGCAAGATTTTCCATGACGCAACGTTTCGGGAGCTAATCGCGTCAAATGGACAGATAACGATATGGGAGGAGTTTTCTCCTAAAGCCGTAAGCATGAAAATCAAACAACGGCTCGACTACATCAATCTATGGAATTCCGGAGGCTTGAAATGA
- a CDS encoding O-antigen ligase family protein, with translation MNRQPSPPKYVKKEESDVSLIKWAAILMAGIFFLFYSFRAGLFNGYDYGFEKKLVGASLYSIIFILLMSIHLFKVWKDKSWKSILSIVIWLLPLSFALSSINAASENYAHIMTMLSCLLAGFFVFGLYFNDNKYTRAALETILIGASYVLVWFGIINLFGQYWYPDALWFQLETYRMTSVFQYPNTYAALLIAVLLASSYYATHAKKRFWRLLHAFMLVPVFISFMLTYSRAALVIIPLAVLATLPFMKVAKQIMYIFYLAAAVIVSFAVLGPIETKAFSIAQKVLRFNELNQQIPPEKLASLWSSEPLTGWALLMGASFALTLIAFAMDKWVDPWLHARLETFSQRRISYLAAPAIMIILAAAGAAVILSSSMVRDLLPSNLANRLENISFKQHSVLERATFYENGFQIAADYPVLGGGGGAWKSLYQKYQTNPYTSNQAHSYFIQTLVETGYLGLLLHAAVFLLVFWLFIRNWIRHPEKRGSHLIYYIFAVSILLHSFIDFDMSYITIAAMVFFCLGSMVGTYDKELALPRFTLKRLPLNRVYPTMLALLMIGTGIFTYRTYASHLQFEKAQTMAAEQQPIEKLFTQLDKAISLSPANSQFKLVKADWMTQVYKQTQNADYLTSAEKTLQKAQLHDANSRQIVEAEYTNQMLAGNRPGAIAVTEKALPNFIWDITIYEMAIKQNAYLGLDEKNAGNSDYENRWNRAWELEKEITAKIEQLKDLPKEQLQGRPFDFTTAIRQGLGLILYHQQKYAEAAEMLKPSIGDKLAAENVSEEVADSRAAVRYYLASLEKLGQKDEELKQKLIEADSNEENLLKELVVQ, from the coding sequence ATGAATCGACAACCTTCACCACCCAAGTACGTCAAAAAGGAAGAATCTGACGTATCGCTTATCAAATGGGCAGCCATTCTCATGGCTGGCATATTCTTCTTGTTTTATAGCTTTCGAGCAGGCCTTTTTAACGGCTACGATTATGGCTTTGAGAAAAAATTGGTCGGCGCCTCTCTCTATTCCATCATTTTCATTCTTCTTATGTCTATCCACCTTTTCAAGGTATGGAAGGATAAAAGCTGGAAATCCATCCTCTCCATCGTCATATGGCTGCTGCCGCTGAGTTTTGCTCTTTCTTCAATAAATGCCGCGTCGGAAAACTACGCCCATATCATGACGATGCTCAGCTGCCTGCTGGCTGGCTTTTTTGTATTCGGCCTTTATTTCAACGACAACAAATACACGCGTGCAGCTCTTGAGACGATCCTGATAGGAGCCAGCTATGTCTTGGTATGGTTTGGCATTATCAATCTGTTCGGGCAGTACTGGTACCCGGACGCTTTGTGGTTCCAGCTTGAGACCTACCGCATGACATCCGTCTTCCAATACCCCAATACGTATGCCGCTTTGTTGATCGCAGTTCTGCTTGCATCCTCGTACTACGCCACGCATGCCAAAAAACGCTTCTGGAGACTGCTCCACGCGTTCATGCTTGTTCCCGTATTTATTTCCTTCATGCTGACTTACTCCCGTGCAGCGCTGGTCATCATTCCACTGGCTGTGCTGGCTACGCTGCCTTTCATGAAGGTCGCCAAACAGATTATGTATATTTTCTACTTGGCAGCAGCCGTCATCGTTTCCTTTGCCGTTTTGGGCCCGATCGAGACCAAAGCCTTTTCCATTGCGCAGAAGGTGCTCCGCTTCAACGAATTAAATCAGCAAATCCCCCCCGAGAAGCTCGCCTCTCTCTGGAGCTCCGAGCCGCTAACCGGCTGGGCGCTGCTGATGGGTGCTTCATTCGCGCTCACGCTCATTGCTTTCGCAATGGACAAATGGGTCGACCCTTGGCTTCATGCACGGTTGGAAACCTTCTCTCAACGTCGCATTTCTTATCTTGCAGCCCCTGCCATCATGATCATCCTTGCAGCTGCAGGCGCCGCTGTCATTCTGTCCAGCAGCATGGTCCGGGATTTGCTCCCTTCCAATCTGGCCAACCGGCTTGAAAATATCAGCTTCAAGCAGCACAGCGTGCTTGAGCGTGCAACATTCTATGAGAATGGATTCCAAATCGCAGCCGATTACCCTGTTCTGGGCGGCGGCGGCGGCGCATGGAAATCTCTTTATCAGAAATACCAGACAAACCCCTATACGAGTAACCAGGCACACAGTTATTTCATTCAGACTCTAGTCGAGACCGGCTACCTGGGATTGCTTCTCCATGCAGCTGTATTCTTGCTCGTCTTCTGGCTCTTCATTCGCAACTGGATCCGCCATCCGGAAAAACGAGGCAGCCATTTGATCTATTATATCTTTGCGGTTTCGATCCTGCTGCACAGCTTTATCGACTTCGACATGAGCTATATTACGATTGCCGCGATGGTGTTCTTCTGTTTGGGCAGCATGGTCGGTACTTACGACAAGGAGCTGGCTCTTCCTCGTTTTACCCTGAAACGCTTGCCGCTGAATCGCGTATACCCGACTATGCTTGCTCTTCTCATGATCGGAACCGGTATTTTCACCTACCGCACTTATGCCTCCCATCTTCAGTTCGAGAAAGCACAGACAATGGCGGCAGAACAGCAGCCCATTGAAAAATTGTTCACCCAGCTGGACAAGGCCATCAGCCTCTCGCCCGCCAATTCGCAGTTCAAACTGGTCAAAGCGGATTGGATGACGCAGGTGTATAAACAAACACAAAATGCCGATTATTTAACGTCTGCTGAAAAAACTCTTCAAAAAGCGCAACTTCATGACGCCAACTCGCGTCAAATAGTAGAAGCCGAGTACACAAACCAGATGCTGGCAGGGAATCGTCCAGGTGCCATCGCCGTTACAGAGAAGGCTCTGCCCAATTTTATCTGGGACATAACCATCTATGAAATGGCGATAAAGCAGAATGCTTATCTTGGTCTGGACGAAAAGAATGCTGGCAACTCTGATTATGAAAACAGATGGAACCGTGCTTGGGAACTGGAAAAAGAAATAACGGCAAAAATCGAACAGCTCAAGGACCTGCCCAAAGAACAGCTGCAAGGTAGACCGTTCGATTTCACAACTGCCATTCGCCAAGGACTGGGTCTCATTCTCTATCATCAACAAAAATATGCCGAAGCGGCCGAGATGCTGAAGCCTTCGATCGGCGACAAGCTTGCAGCAGAAAATGTTTCAGAAGAAGTGGCTGATTCAAGAGCTGCTGTACGCTATTATCTGGCCTCGCTAGAGAAACTCGGACAAAAAGATGAGGAATTGAAACAAAAATTAATAGAAGCTGATTCAAACGAAGAGAATTTGCTTAAAGAATTAGTGGTGCAATGA
- a CDS encoding S-layer homology domain-containing protein gives MNKLFSKKTASLLVFMMIVSALSPILAFAASGFSKETGVNNGSVTGTVYVDSATYAAYSVYGTKEGRITINVYGADKTTAQQVYATFSTYDEKTGRYLYNIKNDSNVTYSTYYTLQYADSSAANGVVSQIVYDEFTGGGGWSGGVVTPPTTGDIVGADGKVNREQLIALLAANADARIKTTTDTVYLPADALLNGKTLTIYNDAGVSITLPLSALKLADLAKSLGVELKDLVIRVEMKKLTGEAADAVSNAVKALGATQLADSYDFRVVAMGGGKEVAIEKFGQLVSRTIPLTSAATATAAGVMFNPTAKELSFVPSTFATADNKTIATLKRDGASIYTVVQGKTVRFNDTLNHWAKNDIATLSEKLIVEGTGKNLFEPKRSITRAEFAALVVRSLGAVPATSSTYTFKDVQSSKWYAGTVATAAELGLVIGDEKGNFNPNSPITRKEIAAIVVRAAEYAGKSLKLSDAEANAALAGYTDVANLQWAKAEVAAAVKAGLVKGQSATKIAGNSYANRAEATTLIARYLPISGLTN, from the coding sequence ATGAACAAGCTTTTTTCTAAGAAAACAGCATCCCTGCTCGTTTTCATGATGATTGTATCGGCGCTTTCTCCGATTCTGGCTTTCGCAGCTTCCGGTTTCTCCAAAGAAACGGGCGTTAACAACGGTTCGGTTACGGGAACGGTATATGTCGACTCTGCTACCTACGCTGCTTACAGCGTATATGGGACCAAAGAAGGACGTATCACGATCAACGTATACGGAGCGGACAAAACGACTGCGCAGCAAGTCTATGCTACTTTCAGTACATATGACGAGAAAACGGGTCGCTACCTTTACAACATCAAAAATGACTCGAACGTGACGTATTCGACTTACTACACGCTTCAATACGCTGATTCCAGCGCAGCGAACGGCGTCGTAAGCCAGATCGTCTACGACGAATTCACTGGCGGTGGCGGCTGGAGCGGCGGAGTAGTAACTCCTCCAACAACAGGCGACATCGTTGGCGCTGACGGTAAAGTCAACCGTGAACAGCTGATCGCTCTTCTTGCGGCAAATGCCGATGCCCGTATCAAAACGACTACGGACACCGTGTACCTGCCTGCTGACGCTCTGCTGAACGGCAAAACGCTGACCATCTACAACGATGCAGGCGTATCCATCACGCTTCCTCTTTCCGCTCTGAAACTGGCTGATCTCGCTAAATCCCTCGGGGTTGAGCTGAAGGATCTGGTTATCCGCGTGGAAATGAAGAAACTGACGGGTGAAGCAGCTGACGCTGTTTCGAATGCTGTGAAAGCACTGGGCGCTACGCAACTGGCCGATTCTTACGACTTCCGTGTCGTAGCAATGGGCGGTGGCAAAGAAGTGGCTATCGAGAAGTTCGGACAACTCGTATCCCGTACGATTCCTCTGACTTCCGCAGCTACCGCAACGGCAGCGGGCGTTATGTTCAACCCGACTGCGAAAGAGCTGAGCTTCGTGCCTAGCACCTTCGCAACGGCTGACAACAAAACGATCGCTACGCTGAAGCGTGACGGTGCTTCCATCTACACGGTCGTTCAAGGCAAAACAGTTCGTTTCAACGACACGTTGAATCACTGGGCCAAGAACGACATCGCGACTCTGTCCGAGAAGCTGATTGTTGAAGGCACAGGCAAAAACCTGTTCGAGCCTAAACGCAGCATCACTCGTGCGGAATTCGCAGCGCTGGTCGTCCGTTCGCTGGGCGCAGTTCCTGCAACGTCTTCGACCTACACGTTCAAAGACGTTCAATCTTCCAAATGGTACGCTGGCACGGTAGCTACGGCTGCTGAGCTGGGTCTGGTCATCGGAGATGAAAAAGGAAACTTCAACCCGAACAGCCCGATCACGCGTAAAGAGATCGCTGCTATCGTCGTTCGCGCGGCGGAGTATGCCGGTAAATCCCTGAAGCTGTCCGATGCGGAAGCAAACGCAGCTCTGGCTGGATATACCGACGTTGCGAATCTCCAATGGGCTAAAGCTGAGGTTGCTGCAGCTGTCAAAGCCGGTCTGGTAAAAGGACAATCCGCGACGAAAATCGCTGGAAACTCCTACGCTAACCGTGCCGAGGCGACTACACTGATCGCACGCTACCTGCCTATCTCTGGTCTGACGAACTAA
- a CDS encoding glutamine--tRNA ligase/YqeY domain fusion protein, which translates to MDPKNPPVSNFIRAIVVDDVESGRTQQVATRFPPEPNGYLHIGHAKSICLNFELADEFKGRTNLRFDDTNPVKEDTEFVESIQEDVRWLGFEWEELRFASDYFEEFYERAVLLIRKGLAYVDDSTPEQMRELRGTLTEPGKNSPYRDRSVEENLDLFARMRAGEFPNGARVLRAKIDMSSPNITLRDPVLYRISHSHHHRTGDAWCIYPMYDYAHPLGDAIEGITHSICTLEFEDHRPLYDWTIENCEMEARPRQYEFGRLNLTNTVMSKRKLKQLVEEGAVDGWDDPRMPTISALRRKGFTPEAIRTFCREIGVSKANSMVDEQMLDHFIREDLKLKAPRTMAVVRPLKVTITNYPEGQVEWLEAENNNENEAMGTRQIPFSREIYIEQDDFMENPPSKYFRLFPGNEVRLKHAYFIKCEEVVKDEAGKVVELRCTYDPETKSGTGFTGRKVKGTLHWVEATHAVATEFRHFEPLITSEAEETGKPFMECLNPNSLGILNGFVEPGMKEAAAGDKFQFFRHGYYNVDPKLSAPGKPVFNRVVSLKSSFDPTKG; encoded by the coding sequence ATGGATCCTAAGAATCCTCCGGTTTCTAATTTCATTCGCGCTATTGTCGTCGACGACGTGGAGAGCGGCCGCACGCAGCAAGTCGCAACCCGGTTTCCTCCCGAGCCGAACGGCTATTTGCATATCGGTCACGCCAAGTCGATCTGTCTGAACTTCGAGCTCGCGGATGAGTTTAAGGGCCGCACGAATCTTCGTTTCGACGATACGAATCCGGTCAAGGAAGATACGGAATTCGTGGAATCCATTCAGGAGGATGTCCGCTGGCTCGGCTTTGAATGGGAAGAGCTGCGATTCGCATCCGATTATTTCGAGGAGTTCTATGAACGCGCCGTTCTCTTGATCCGCAAAGGGCTGGCGTATGTGGACGATTCCACTCCGGAGCAAATGCGCGAGCTTCGCGGAACTCTGACGGAGCCCGGCAAGAACAGTCCCTATCGCGATCGAAGCGTTGAGGAAAACCTGGATTTGTTCGCCAGGATGCGTGCGGGAGAATTCCCTAACGGAGCTCGCGTGCTGCGTGCCAAAATCGATATGAGCTCGCCGAATATTACGCTTCGCGATCCTGTCCTGTACCGGATCTCCCATTCCCATCATCACCGGACAGGGGATGCTTGGTGCATTTACCCGATGTATGATTATGCTCATCCGCTCGGTGACGCGATCGAGGGCATTACGCATTCGATCTGTACGCTTGAGTTCGAGGATCATCGCCCGCTGTATGATTGGACCATCGAGAACTGCGAAATGGAAGCCCGCCCTCGCCAGTACGAATTCGGCCGCCTGAATCTGACCAATACGGTCATGAGCAAGCGCAAGCTCAAGCAACTTGTAGAAGAAGGTGCCGTTGACGGCTGGGACGATCCCCGGATGCCGACGATCAGCGCGCTCCGCCGCAAAGGCTTCACACCTGAAGCGATCCGCACGTTCTGCCGTGAAATTGGCGTATCCAAAGCCAACAGCATGGTGGACGAGCAAATGCTGGATCATTTTATTCGCGAGGATCTCAAGCTGAAGGCTCCTCGTACGATGGCGGTCGTTCGGCCTCTCAAAGTGACGATCACAAACTATCCCGAAGGCCAAGTGGAATGGCTCGAGGCCGAGAACAACAACGAGAACGAGGCAATGGGAACCCGGCAAATCCCATTCTCGCGGGAAATCTATATCGAGCAGGACGATTTCATGGAAAACCCGCCAAGCAAGTACTTCCGTCTCTTCCCGGGCAATGAAGTCCGCTTGAAGCATGCCTACTTCATCAAGTGCGAAGAGGTCGTCAAGGATGAAGCCGGCAAGGTGGTCGAGCTTCGCTGCACCTACGATCCGGAGACCAAGAGCGGAACCGGTTTTACGGGACGCAAGGTCAAAGGCACGCTGCATTGGGTCGAAGCGACTCATGCTGTAGCGACCGAGTTCCGCCACTTCGAGCCGCTGATCACGAGCGAAGCCGAGGAGACCGGCAAGCCGTTCATGGAATGCTTGAACCCGAACTCGCTGGGCATTCTGAACGGCTTCGTCGAGCCGGGAATGAAGGAAGCCGCAGCGGGCGACAAGTTCCAGTTTTTCCGCCATGGCTACTACAATGTGGATCCGAAGCTGTCCGCTCCAGGCAAGCCTGTATTCAACCGCGTCGTGTCGCTGAAGAGCTCGTTTGATCCCACCAAGGGCTGA
- a CDS encoding glutathione peroxidase: MAKIDNYTLETIKGETSELSDYTGKVLLIVNTASKCGLTPQYEGLQALYNEYKDQGLEILGFPSNQFAGQEPGSSEEIDSFCQLNYGVSFPLFAKTDVNGDAAHPLFKQLISEAPFQGFDASPSGQKFQGMFQPEQLESDDVKWNFTKFLVARDGSIVKRFEPNVLPQDIAADIEKLL, encoded by the coding sequence ATGGCGAAGATTGACAACTACACGCTTGAGACAATCAAAGGGGAAACGAGCGAGCTTTCCGACTATACGGGCAAGGTGCTCCTGATCGTCAACACGGCCAGCAAATGCGGCCTTACGCCGCAATATGAAGGGCTTCAGGCTTTATATAACGAGTACAAGGATCAAGGGCTGGAAATTCTTGGCTTCCCGAGCAACCAATTCGCGGGCCAGGAACCGGGCAGCAGCGAAGAAATCGACAGCTTCTGCCAGCTGAATTACGGCGTCAGCTTCCCGCTGTTCGCGAAGACAGACGTCAATGGCGATGCTGCGCATCCGCTGTTCAAGCAGCTCATCTCCGAAGCGCCCTTCCAAGGCTTCGACGCGTCCCCAAGCGGCCAGAAGTTCCAGGGCATGTTCCAGCCGGAACAGCTCGAAAGCGACGATGTGAAGTGGAACTTCACCAAGTTCCTGGTAGCCAGGGATGGATCGATCGTGAAACGCTTCGAGCCGAATGTGCTTCCTCAAGATATCGCGGCTGACATCGAGAAGCTTCTCTAG
- a CDS encoding MarR family transcriptional regulator, producing the protein MLDSHHDQTALPGEQGDHSLLQLDHQLCFALYACSKEVTRLYRPLLQELGLTYTQYVTLLALWERDGEPVKSLGSRLYLDSGTLTPLLKKLESMGLVNRVRDRADERMLRVNLTEAGQAMRARAGSIPRKLCEVTGMELRDLEALRLQLQQLNAVIQHHYEEDSEHGED; encoded by the coding sequence TTGCTGGATTCCCACCATGACCAGACCGCATTGCCCGGCGAGCAGGGCGATCATTCGCTTCTCCAGTTGGATCATCAGCTTTGTTTTGCGCTATACGCCTGCTCCAAGGAAGTGACCCGGTTATACCGTCCTCTCCTGCAAGAACTCGGCCTCACCTATACGCAGTATGTCACGCTGCTGGCTCTATGGGAAAGGGACGGGGAACCTGTCAAATCGCTGGGAAGCCGGCTGTACCTGGACTCCGGCACGCTGACTCCGCTGCTTAAGAAGCTCGAGTCGATGGGGCTGGTGAACCGGGTGCGTGATCGAGCCGACGAGCGGATGCTGCGGGTGAATCTGACAGAGGCAGGACAAGCCATGCGGGCAAGGGCCGGCAGCATTCCGCGGAAGCTATGCGAGGTCACAGGCATGGAGCTTCGCGATCTTGAAGCGCTCAGGCTGCAGCTTCAGCAGCTGAACGCCGTTATCCAACACCACTATGAGGAGGATTCGGAACATGGCGAAGATTGA
- a CDS encoding cytochrome c biogenesis protein CcdC, translating into MNLNIQPSSLWSLLIPLIGGLAVIALRVRSTRKPTTMRKILIPPLGMSTGFLMFVVPQTHIPWLWGLAAFAAGALFFAAPLITTSKMEFVGDDVYLRRSKAFFFIILILLAIRLVLHDFVEQYVTVMQTAALFFLLAFGMLVPWRLAMASKFRRLQRSRASSLQS; encoded by the coding sequence ATGAACCTGAATATCCAACCATCGTCGCTATGGTCGCTGCTGATCCCGCTGATCGGCGGACTCGCCGTAATCGCCCTGAGGGTGCGTTCGACCCGGAAGCCGACGACCATGCGCAAAATATTGATTCCACCGCTAGGCATGTCCACGGGCTTTCTCATGTTCGTCGTGCCGCAGACTCATATTCCGTGGCTGTGGGGATTGGCCGCCTTCGCGGCAGGGGCGCTGTTCTTCGCGGCGCCGCTGATCACCACCTCCAAGATGGAGTTTGTCGGAGATGACGTCTATCTCCGCCGCTCGAAAGCCTTTTTCTTCATTATCCTGATTCTGCTCGCCATCCGTCTCGTCCTTCATGATTTCGTGGAGCAGTATGTGACGGTCATGCAGACGGCGGCCTTGTTCTTCCTGCTGGCATTCGGCATGCTGGTGCCATGGCGGCTTGCGATGGCCTCCAAGTTCAGACGGCTGCAGCGAAGCCGGGCTTCCTCGCTTCAATCCTGA
- a CDS encoding type 1 glutamine amidotransferase domain-containing protein, producing the protein MAKIAFLLGPQFEDSEMKAPYDAIRADGHETVIIGLKAGEKLEGKQKKAEYTTDLGIQDADASDYQAVVIPGGSSPEALRNDRDIQAFVQKFDEEGKTIAAICHGPQILISAGLAKGRTLTCYPPLRDDLANAGAHYVDQEVVVDRNFISSRTPKDEPAFIRETLEQIKKGLPQASR; encoded by the coding sequence ATGGCGAAGATCGCATTCCTGCTTGGACCGCAATTCGAGGACAGCGAGATGAAAGCACCGTATGACGCTATCCGCGCGGATGGTCACGAGACGGTGATTATCGGCCTCAAGGCCGGCGAGAAGCTTGAGGGCAAGCAGAAAAAAGCGGAGTATACGACCGATTTGGGCATTCAAGACGCCGATGCTTCCGACTACCAGGCCGTTGTGATTCCAGGAGGGTCGTCTCCTGAAGCTCTTCGCAACGATCGCGATATTCAGGCCTTCGTGCAGAAGTTCGACGAGGAGGGCAAGACGATCGCCGCGATCTGCCATGGACCTCAGATTCTGATCAGCGCGGGTCTGGCCAAAGGACGCACGCTGACCTGCTACCCGCCGCTGCGCGATGACTTGGCCAATGCAGGCGCTCATTACGTGGATCAAGAGGTTGTCGTGGACCGCAACTTCATCTCCTCCCGAACGCCGAAGGACGAGCCTGCCTTCATCCGGGAAACGCTGGAGCAGATTAAGAAAGGCCTGCCTCAAGCATCCCGATAA